DNA sequence from the Paenibacillus azoreducens genome:
AATCAGTACTGAGTTTCTTTAAAATTATCATTAATAGAGACAATCAATAAGTTACTGTACATGCCAATAAACACTTCAAGAAATTGTAAATCCAAAAAAGCTGATAGTATCCCTAAACAGCTCTAAGCTGTGTTTGAATTTGAGCGAGAGCTACTCCGAATAGAGCTTGTTTATAAACATATTCAATCCAATGTTGCTTTTTTCTCATCGATATTGGTGCAACCCATCCAAAAGATTGCCTTGCCCGCTGTAAATACAGCACATTGAAGCAAAAGAGAGTAGCGCCCAGTAGCGATCGATCGCTTTCGTAGATCGAACCTGATATCGATCCAAGCCGAGGTGGACCTTCGCCGCTCGAAAATACGTTTCAATCGACCATCGCTTGCTGTAATAGCTCAGAATTTGCTTGTTGGTTAGAGAAACATCTGTACTTAGAAAAGCTTTTACTTGCTTTGGGTTCAGTTCTTCTCCTTCTTTCCAGCAGAAAAGAACGACTCCATTATCCAGCAAATTGAGCTTTCCTTCGTATCGATAAACGAGGGTAAGAGTCTACTCCGATGGTCACGAGATCGGTATCAGACTCGGAAATAAACGAAGCAAATTCTTTAATGGATTGACGAATCCCTTGGGGGTAAATGATGCGATTGGTCTTCAGACCACTAATGACTTGGAACCCTTGCTCGCTACTCACCTGAAGAACAGAGGCTGAAGGATACCACGAATCCATTAATACGTAAGTTCGGTGATGAGACTTGGGCACTTGCTGGATCATGTCACAAGCCAGATCAATCTTACTCTTGCTATTGGATTCATAACGTTCTGCTGCAAAGCACCACCCGCCCGAAGCATCGCTTCCACTACAGCATGACCATAGACCTTCTTGCCCTTGAGATGAGAGTGGTGAAAGGCTGAACGCTGGATCGAGTCAACCGCCCGTGACGAAGGTTTGGTTTTATCACACACACCGTATCATCTACGAGGACAAAAATCGGACTGTTATTGTGTTTGGCGCTGAATTTGACTTGCTGATAGGCGATATTACGTACGACTTGCTTCAGGAACTGTTCATCCCACTTCCCATGGGATAAAAAATGACTTAAGCTTCTGCGATCCCGATGGTGCAAGCTTTCACGATGTATATCTGTTAAGGTACCTGTAAATGTGTACCTCACGTTTGCGTCCGTATTTATAGAAATATGAAGTGACGGTTTGGATTAGTTGCTATCTTGCTACTCGGTGTAGGTCCTTGGCCACATAGGCAAAGGGCGCTCTCTCTTTCACGGACCAATGCGGGGTTACGTTTTCAGGTTGGTTTCTTCTCCTCTAGGCATACCTAAACAAGGATCGCCACTACATACACCTGCTACTAGATGCCAGTTCATTTGCTCTATCATTATCTTGTGTTCTTATTGTGAGTGCCTTTTCTTGAATTGAAGTAACGTGAGCAAAGACTAACGGAGGACCAGAGGGGCGTCGAATAAACACAAGACAATAAGACAACTTCACCGTTGAAGCTCGTGCACAGTGTTAGGTGTACTACAAAGCCACTTCTACCTGTATTTGAAGCCAAAAGCGCATGAACAGTATATCTATTAGTATTGCTAGATTCAGCTCTTGGTTTGGAAGGACCACGGTAAATGTACAAATCCTTTGAAGGTTATGTGCATAAATCTCAAAGGAGGGGCCATCTGAATTACCTGCGGAGTAATGCTTCAGCTGTAGGTACCTTAGTTACTAAAATCGGTTACAGCGATAACTCAAACCGATATCTCTAATCGATCATCCATGTCCCATCGTGATAATTATAATGACAGCGCTTCTATGAAGAGCTTTTTTCTTGAATCTATCAGAAGTTCTCTCTATCCTTTCAACTTACTTTTTGCACCGTTTTTTCACTCTAAATCATCAAATGTAGTTGTCAGATAATGTGAAGCTACCTTGTATTTCTATTCCTATTAACTTCAATTCCCCCTTAAAACTAGAAACTTGAAAAAGAAAAAGAGCCAACCTGTGGCTCCTAATTCTTAATTGTTTCAAATCTAGAAATCGAATTCAACATAAAATGCAGTAATAAGACATAACTTGTGTTTCAAATCACATCAAAAAACTGTTCTATTCTTCGAAACAAAGATGGCATCTTATGCCCTCTCTTCATAGCATTTTTAACATATAACTCTGAAATCAAATATTTGTTCCTATAATCATCAATAAATTGATAAATAAATTCCTTATGCTCTATTGCTTCAATTGAACTAGGTGCTAATATAGATTGTTCACCTTTTATCTTTGAGTTTTTCATATCCTGCTTAAAGGAAAACATTGCTATTGAATCTCTTTGAACACTATCTCCATATTTAGAAATACATTGAACGAGAGAATCATACAGGAGCTCTGGATCAAGACAATCCTCTATCTCAGTCGGTGTATAAATCCCACCAGATGAAAGTTTAGATAGCAATACATCATCGTCACTCATTTGTATCCTTGCAATCTTAAGTTTTTCTCCCTTTGTACTACTATTGAAATCAATGATATTTAAGTGCTCATCAGTATCTACTAGACATAGTAGTTTACTATTAATGGCTCTATTTTCTTCTCGTTCGCAAAAAGGTAGATATAAATAATTATACATTTTAACTACATTAGCACATCCGCCAACTGCAAAGACTTGAAGGTTAGGAACATTACGAAGATAATATTCAAGATATATTTTATCGTCAGTACCTTCACATATAATCCAATTCTTCTCTTCCGATCTCATCGAACTTAATATTGAGGAAGATAATTCAAAATAGCTTTTAATAATAATATCATCTGGTAGCTTCCCGCGTTTCTCAAAATAATTGTTTAATTTAAATGAATGCATTTCAACTTTCTTATCACTAATTAATTCAATGTAATGTAAATCCCCAGTATCAGTAACTGGTAGAGAACCATACCAGTGAGTGGTGATTAGAATCTGATTTTTAGTAGAAAGATTCCTCAGTCTTTCAAATTGGCTAAACGCCCTAGATATATGTAATGAATTTTCAGGTTCATCAACAGCTAATATTACATTTTTATGAGCACTTGAACTTTCTATTAGAAAAGCTGTTGCCACATCAAGTAGTGCTGTTCTCTGTTCTCCAGAGCTAAGCTCACTAACCTCTTTTCTATCTTTTTTGAGCGTTCGAATAGAAAAATACGCTTCTAATATTTTCTTTCTCACATCTGAGGATTTAAGATTTTTCTTATACATCCCCTCAACCTTATAAGCGTATCGCTCATCGATTTTACTTATAATATCATTTATAGAATCCATATATGTGTTTAAAGAATTATTTAAAAATTCTATCACACTATAGTGACCCCGACTCCCATTTTTAATATTTTTTTGATTTAATATATTATCGATTTCGTTTAAAATGTCTCTGTTCATTAATTCTTGCATTTCTCGATTTTCTATCTTGAGAATATCACTTGGGCTCGCTTCAATCGGAATATATACATAAGTATAATACTCTTTTACAAGATCAAGAATTTTTTGATATTTATAATCCTTTAAATCAAGAGGAACTTTCTTCAAAAGGCTATCATTAAATGTGATAAAATAAGCATCATTCTTGTTGTTAAATGCTATACCAACAAGAAACAAAAAATATTCTTCTTTATCATACTTATTCTTTAAAATATCTCTATATTGATAGAATTTTTTAAATTCATCTGTAGAAAAATTTGATCCTAGTTCAGTGTTAGATGACCAGAAATAGTCGCTTAAAAATTCAAAATACAATATATCTTCATCACCTAATTCTAATGTATTAATAAATTCTTCTTTTCTCACTAAAAATATAGGAGCAATAAAAGCGTCATCCTTTTTACCATCTTTATTTCTGTTCCAATTAGCACCATTGAAAAATGTATTTAATGACTCTAATATTGAACTCTTACCCGCCCCGTTGTTACCAATATACACAGAATATTTATTATTATAATCTGAATTAATAGGAATGAAGTATAGCCCTCGATAAATTTTATAGTGCCTTAGAAATACTCCAATTAACATTTGCGTATCCTCCAATATCTTTTTTACTACTGATATTATATTACAAAATTCTACAAATGCTATCATTTCAGCTTTGACAACACTATCTTGAGCGCCCTTAAGTATAAATATCCTACTTCTTGGGATAGTTGTAATGACCAGTGCTAATAAACATATGGTTAGAAAAATAAAGTAGGGAAACACTCTCATGGCTCCCCCTTATCGAACCGCAGGTGCCTTACTTAGGCATACAGCTCACCAACGTGATTCAACTAGAAATCAATAAGTAGTTGCTAAACGTTGTGCATATTGTATTTTACGGACACGTTCAGGCGTGTAATAGGCCTCTCCGCGTTCGCTAGCTTTCCGTTTTCTTTGGACTTGTTTCGTTTTCTGCTTGTTCTTCATGAAATCCATGTAATCATCGAGGGTGTATCCGTACTGCGCGTTGTAATATACCCAGAACGCAGGTACCAGCCTTATTCGAGCAAAGAATTCGTTGTTCCATTTCGTTTTCATTGCGTGTCCTATTCTTTGGCTTGGATACTTGTGTATCATGGCGACTCGCAGTCGTTGTCTCACATACCCGTCCATATCAAAGAGCTGGTTTTTGAATCCATTAAAGAAACAACGACTTTCCTGTCCATATCGCTTGTTTTCCTCTACGGCTTTGTACAGGTTCAGGAAATAGTTTACCTTCCCTTGAATAATTGGATTGACACGTTCCAGCCATGCTTTCTTGTTCAACGTTAGGGTTTTCCGTGTCTTGGCCTTCACTTTCTGCTTGAAACCTTTCCACGTGGAATCCTTGGGTTTCGCGATGAAATACGGGCCTGCCATCCTTCTTCCGCTCCCGCCAGTGTTCAAACGTGAATCCCAGAAAGTCGAAGTCATCTTTCTTGAAGTTTACCATCTTGGTTTTCTCCATGGCGACTTCCAATCCTAGCTCTGCTAATGTTTCTCGGGTGACTTCAGCCGCTTTTCGGATTTCTTCCTCCGTTTTCGCGAATAAAAGAAAATCGTCAGCGTAGCGCACGAAGCGGATACCGTGCTCCTCTAACTTCCAATCCAACTCATTTAGATATAGGTTGGCTAGTATAGGCGAGATGACACCACCTTGCGGCGTTCCGGCATCTACTTCGTGGTATTTGCCTTCTTCCATATACCCTGCTTTTAACCACTTCCAGATCATATCCAGTACCGTTCCATCCGCGATGTACTTCGTCAGGATCCCCATCAGTTTCTTGTGGGGAATGTTATCGAAGAAGCCGCGAATGTCACAGTCATAAATAAAATTATGCTCTGTCTCAATGTTCCACAGGATAATCTGGACGACGAGTTTTGCCCCATAATTTGGGCGATATCCGCACGACCAACGATGGAAAATCCTTTCCTTCACTTTGGCTGTAACACGTTTACAACGGCTTGTTGCACAATCCGGTCATCAATGTTAGGTATGCCTAGCGGTCGCATCTTCCCGTTTTTTTTGGGATATATTGTTTGCGTACGGGGGATGAAACATAGGCTTTGTCTCGGAGTTTCTGCAAGAGTCCGCTTAGATTTTCATCCAACTTCTTCTCATAGCTCTCCAAGGTTTCGCCGTCGATTCCACCCGCCCCTTTGTTTTCCTTTACCTGTAACCATACTTCATGAAGTTTTCGATCAAACAAAATTTGCCCATAAATACTGTGCCACTTTAACTTCAATTCTTGATTCAAGTCTATCGCCCACCTTTCATTGTGCCCATTCCGTTCGTTCTTACCGCAGTAACGTGATGGTTGTCCGGCACCACATTCAAGTGTTTGTCCACGAGGTCGTTCCCCTTCCGTTCGGCAAACGTTTAGTCA
Encoded proteins:
- a CDS encoding reverse transcriptase domain-containing protein produces the protein MKERIFHRWSCGYRPNYGAKLVVQIILWNIETEHNFIYDCDIRGFFDNIPHKKLMGILTKYIADGTVLDMIWKWLKAGYMEEGKYHEVDAGTPQGGVISPILANLYLNELDWKLEEHGIRFVRYADDFLLFAKTEEEIRKAAEVTRETLAELGLEVAMEKTKMVNFKKDDFDFLGFTFEHWRERKKDGRPVFHRETQGFHVERFQAESEGQDTENPNVEQESMAGTCQSNYSREGKLFPEPVQSRRGKQAIWTGKSLFL
- a CDS encoding transposase, producing MLDNGVVLFCWKEGEELNPKQVKAFLSTDVSLTNKQILSYYSKRWSIETYFRAAKVHLGLDRYQVRSTKAIDRYWALLSFASMCCIYSGQGNLLDGLHQYR
- a CDS encoding AAA family ATPase; this encodes MRVFPYFIFLTICLLALVITTIPRSRIFILKGAQDSVVKAEMIAFVEFCNIISVVKKILEDTQMLIGVFLRHYKIYRGLYFIPINSDYNNKYSVYIGNNGAGKSSILESLNTFFNGANWNRNKDGKKDDAFIAPIFLVRKEEFINTLELGDEDILYFEFLSDYFWSSNTELGSNFSTDEFKKFYQYRDILKNKYDKEEYFLFLVGIAFNNKNDAYFITFNDSLLKKVPLDLKDYKYQKILDLVKEYYTYVYIPIEASPSDILKIENREMQELMNRDILNEIDNILNQKNIKNGSRGHYSVIEFLNNSLNTYMDSINDIISKIDERYAYKVEGMYKKNLKSSDVRKKILEAYFSIRTLKKDRKEVSELSSGEQRTALLDVATAFLIESSSAHKNVILAVDEPENSLHISRAFSQFERLRNLSTKNQILITTHWYGSLPVTDTGDLHYIELISDKKVEMHSFKLNNYFEKRGKLPDDIIIKSYFELSSSILSSMRSEEKNWIICEGTDDKIYLEYYLRNVPNLQVFAVGGCANVVKMYNYLYLPFCEREENRAINSKLLCLVDTDEHLNIIDFNSSTKGEKLKIARIQMSDDDVLLSKLSSGGIYTPTEIEDCLDPELLYDSLVQCISKYGDSVQRDSIAMFSFKQDMKNSKIKGEQSILAPSSIEAIEHKEFIYQFIDDYRNKYLISELYVKNAMKRGHKMPSLFRRIEQFFDVI